Proteins from a genomic interval of Actinoalloteichus hymeniacidonis:
- a CDS encoding LVIVD repeat-containing protein has translation MVRAVLRRSPNRRRVGAAAFSAAATLLAATVLVVPGAAAASTEDSPPEELSTPAVVEQLPQDLQDTISHSDNIRPLATLPKQPPFDNTGSFGTDIAFQGKYAYVGNYDGFVVYDIRNPRKPTVASQVICPGGQGDVSVSGDLLYFSVDYPRSNNSCDSEPSTAADPDAWEGIRVFDISDPTRPAYVTDVATDCGSHTHTLVPDHDGEADYLYISSYSPSANFPNCAPPHDKISIVKVPLADPASTELVAEPVLFPEGGNPGPPEGARATTGCHDITVYPEKDLAAGACMGDGILLDITDREAPVVTEQVRDDVNFAFWHSATFNNEGTKVVFTDELGGGGAATCNAEIGETRGANGIYDITGSDADPSLEFRSYFKIPRHQGDTENCVAHNGSLIPTRNGDYMVQAWYQGGISVWDFTDSENPEEIGYFDREAFDSENLLTAGSWSAYYYNGYIYSSGIQEGLDVLEINDRRVNDAKRVQFDEFNPQTQPSYQR, from the coding sequence ATGGTGAGAGCCGTTCTTCGAAGAAGCCCCAATCGCCGAAGGGTGGGTGCAGCAGCGTTCTCCGCCGCCGCCACGCTCCTCGCCGCGACCGTCCTAGTGGTGCCCGGCGCCGCTGCGGCGTCCACCGAGGACTCCCCACCGGAGGAGCTCTCGACCCCTGCGGTGGTCGAGCAGCTTCCGCAGGACCTGCAGGACACCATCTCGCACAGCGACAACATCCGGCCGTTGGCCACGCTGCCCAAGCAGCCGCCGTTCGACAACACCGGCTCCTTCGGCACCGACATCGCCTTCCAGGGCAAGTACGCCTACGTCGGCAACTACGACGGATTCGTCGTCTACGACATCCGCAACCCCCGCAAGCCCACGGTGGCCAGCCAGGTGATCTGCCCCGGCGGTCAGGGCGACGTCTCGGTGAGCGGTGACCTGCTCTACTTCTCGGTCGACTATCCCCGCAGCAACAACAGCTGCGACAGCGAACCGAGCACGGCCGCCGACCCCGATGCCTGGGAGGGCATCCGAGTCTTCGACATCAGCGATCCGACGCGACCCGCCTACGTCACCGACGTGGCCACCGACTGCGGATCGCACACCCACACGCTGGTCCCCGACCACGATGGCGAAGCCGACTACCTCTACATCTCGTCGTACTCGCCGTCGGCGAACTTCCCGAACTGCGCACCGCCGCACGACAAGATCTCGATCGTGAAGGTGCCGCTGGCCGACCCGGCCTCGACCGAGTTGGTCGCGGAGCCGGTGCTCTTCCCCGAGGGTGGCAACCCCGGTCCGCCGGAAGGCGCCAGGGCCACCACCGGCTGCCACGACATCACCGTCTACCCGGAGAAGGACCTCGCAGCGGGCGCCTGCATGGGTGACGGCATCCTCCTCGACATCACCGACCGGGAGGCCCCGGTGGTCACCGAGCAGGTGCGCGACGACGTCAACTTCGCGTTCTGGCACTCGGCGACCTTCAACAACGAGGGCACCAAGGTCGTCTTCACCGACGAGCTGGGTGGCGGTGGCGCCGCCACCTGCAACGCCGAGATCGGCGAGACGCGGGGAGCCAACGGCATCTACGACATCACCGGATCGGACGCCGACCCGTCGTTGGAGTTCCGCAGCTACTTCAAGATCCCCCGGCACCAGGGCGACACCGAGAACTGCGTGGCGCACAACGGATCGCTGATCCCCACGCGCAACGGCGACTACATGGTGCAGGCCTGGTACCAGGGCGGCATCTCCGTGTGGGACTTCACCGACTCGGAGAACCCCGAGGAGATCGGCTACTTCGACCGTGAGGCCTTCGACTCGGAGAACCTGCTGACGGCCGGCTCGTGGTCGGCCTACTACTACAACGGCTACATCTACTCCAGTGGCATCCAGGAGGGCCTGGACGTGCTGGAGATCAACGACCGCCGGGTGAACGACGCCAAGCGCGTCCAGTTCGACGAGTTCAACCCGCAGACTCAGCCGAGCTACCAGCGCTGA
- a CDS encoding carbohydrate ABC transporter permease, producing the protein MVASTTPPETPQRPTPSRQREPWRERLARWDLRGTPYLLILPFFLVFMAFGLFPLLYTGWVSLHDWHVVLGDQGFVGLANFATLMSDPNFWNALFNTLSIFLLSTIPQLLAALGLAALLDRRLRGRTFWRAGVLLPNVVSVVAVALVFAQLFGRDYGVINHVLGWFGVDPVNWRSGTWTSHFAISVMVVWRWTGYNALIYLAAMQSVPRELYEQAEIDGASRWRTFWSITVPSIRPTIVFTVLVSTIYGLQLFAEPQLFDPKGTAGVGGNSREFQTVTMYLYEEGVRLGDAGYGSTIAWALFLIVLVFALINFRLSRRIASKD; encoded by the coding sequence ATGGTTGCGTCGACCACGCCGCCGGAAACGCCGCAGCGCCCAACACCGTCCCGGCAGCGGGAGCCGTGGCGGGAGCGGCTCGCGCGCTGGGATCTACGGGGTACCCCGTACCTGTTGATCCTGCCGTTCTTCCTGGTGTTCATGGCGTTCGGGCTGTTCCCGCTGCTCTACACCGGATGGGTGTCACTGCACGACTGGCACGTCGTCCTCGGCGATCAGGGTTTCGTCGGCCTGGCCAACTTCGCCACGCTGATGTCCGATCCGAACTTCTGGAACGCCCTGTTCAACACGCTGAGCATCTTCCTGCTCTCCACCATCCCGCAGCTGTTGGCCGCCCTCGGGCTCGCCGCGTTGTTGGACCGGCGACTTCGGGGGCGGACCTTCTGGCGAGCCGGAGTGCTGCTGCCCAACGTGGTGTCGGTGGTCGCCGTGGCGTTGGTCTTCGCCCAGCTTTTCGGGCGCGACTACGGGGTGATCAACCACGTGCTCGGCTGGTTCGGCGTCGACCCCGTCAACTGGCGATCGGGCACCTGGACCTCGCACTTCGCCATCAGCGTGATGGTGGTGTGGCGGTGGACCGGCTACAACGCGCTGATCTACCTGGCCGCCATGCAGTCGGTGCCCCGGGAGCTCTACGAGCAGGCCGAGATCGACGGCGCCTCCCGCTGGCGGACCTTCTGGTCGATCACGGTGCCCTCCATTCGACCGACCATCGTCTTCACCGTCCTGGTCTCGACGATCTACGGTCTGCAGCTCTTCGCCGAACCGCAGCTGTTCGATCCGAAGGGGACGGCGGGCGTCGGTGGTAACTCCCGCGAGTTCCAGACGGTGACCATGTACCTCTACGAGGAGGGCGTCCGACTGGGCGACGCGGGCTACGGCTCGACGATCGCCTGGGCGCTGTTCCTCATCGTGCTGGTCTTCGCGCTGATCAACTTCCGACTCAGCCGACGCATCGCGTCCAAAGACTGA
- a CDS encoding carbohydrate ABC transporter permease has product MATRTPNPPAPAPSDARVAEPRPRRRSTSRDSGGRRPGLLVYGLLSVIAVVSVFPLYWSFVVASRDNSAVAQASPPMLPGGNLFENIARVFDTVDFWLAIQNSLIVAGTVAVSNVFLSALAGFAFARLRFPGSKWLFVLVVGTMMVPTQLGIIPLYMLMSELGWYGRLEAVIVPALVSAFGVFWMRQACEETVPHELIEAARVDGCSVLRTFWTVALPAVRPQAAVLAMLTFMTAWNDFFWPLVVLDPNESPTVQIVLSNLASGYFTDYSLMLTGATLGVLPVVVLFILLARYIVGGVMQGAVKG; this is encoded by the coding sequence ATGGCTACGAGAACCCCCAATCCACCCGCCCCGGCGCCCTCGGACGCCCGCGTCGCCGAACCTCGACCGCGACGTCGTTCGACATCGAGGGACTCCGGCGGCCGCCGACCGGGCCTGCTGGTCTACGGCCTGCTCTCGGTCATCGCGGTGGTCTCGGTCTTCCCGCTGTACTGGTCGTTCGTGGTGGCCAGCCGCGACAACAGTGCCGTCGCGCAGGCCTCGCCGCCGATGCTGCCGGGCGGCAATCTCTTCGAGAACATCGCCAGGGTGTTCGACACCGTCGACTTCTGGTTGGCGATCCAGAACTCGCTGATCGTGGCGGGCACGGTCGCGGTGTCGAACGTCTTCCTGTCGGCCCTGGCCGGTTTCGCCTTCGCGCGGCTGCGCTTCCCGGGTAGCAAATGGCTGTTCGTGCTGGTCGTCGGAACGATGATGGTGCCGACCCAGCTCGGCATCATCCCGCTGTACATGCTGATGAGCGAGCTCGGCTGGTACGGCAGGCTCGAAGCGGTGATCGTCCCCGCGCTGGTCAGTGCGTTCGGCGTGTTCTGGATGCGGCAGGCCTGCGAGGAGACCGTTCCCCACGAGCTGATCGAGGCGGCCAGGGTCGACGGCTGCTCGGTGCTGCGGACCTTCTGGACGGTGGCGCTGCCCGCCGTGCGCCCCCAGGCCGCGGTGCTGGCGATGCTGACCTTCATGACGGCGTGGAACGACTTCTTCTGGCCGCTGGTGGTACTCGACCCCAACGAGAGCCCCACGGTGCAGATCGTGTTGTCCAACCTCGCGAGCGGCTATTTCACCGACTACTCGCTGATGCTGACCGGGGCGACCTTGGGTGTGCTGCCGGTTGTCGTGCTGTTCATCCTGCTGGCCCGTTACATCGTCGGCGGGGTCATGCAAGGCGCTGTGAAGGGATGA
- a CDS encoding extracellular solute-binding protein, translated as MRGIRPGRVAVTALGAAAATLLAGCGGGQAAGDENTIVVATFGDFGYDVLQDDFAEEFPGITLETRLSEFDAHHQQLQTQLAGGRGAADIVAIEEGWIPQYRESNELFLDLSTMGAADIKDRWAEWKWEQGVAGDGDFVLGLGTDAGPLAMCYRTDLFEAAGLPTDRDEVSALWPTWDEYAQVADDFTAETPEVAFADSAENIYGAIINQSPEGYFAAADDSYIADENPVISDAFELAGGMAEDGQTAQIKPFTQEWNVALAQGGFATMTCPAWMLAQMESAAGEANAGVWDVASVPGGGGNWGGSILTIPAQGENTELAYRVAEWLTAPEQQKTLFMEKGILPSQPEVYHDPDVLGSVNEYFNDAPVGEIFAASADSLQPNYRGTQDFVVRSRFQEALGRVEEGAQDADAAFAEALEQSERELG; from the coding sequence ATGAGAGGCATTCGGCCAGGACGGGTCGCGGTCACGGCGCTCGGCGCTGCGGCGGCAACCCTGCTCGCGGGCTGCGGTGGTGGCCAGGCCGCAGGCGATGAGAACACCATCGTCGTGGCGACCTTCGGCGACTTCGGCTACGACGTGCTCCAGGACGACTTCGCCGAGGAGTTCCCCGGGATCACCCTCGAGACCAGGCTGTCCGAGTTCGACGCTCACCACCAGCAGTTGCAGACCCAGCTCGCGGGCGGGCGCGGCGCTGCCGACATCGTGGCCATCGAGGAGGGCTGGATTCCGCAGTACCGCGAGTCCAACGAGCTCTTCCTCGATCTGTCCACCATGGGCGCCGCCGACATCAAGGACCGCTGGGCGGAGTGGAAGTGGGAGCAGGGCGTCGCAGGCGACGGCGACTTCGTCCTGGGACTCGGCACGGACGCCGGACCGCTGGCGATGTGTTACCGCACCGACCTGTTCGAGGCGGCCGGGCTGCCGACCGACCGGGACGAGGTCTCCGCACTCTGGCCGACCTGGGACGAGTACGCGCAGGTCGCCGACGACTTCACCGCCGAGACACCCGAGGTGGCCTTCGCGGACTCGGCCGAGAACATCTACGGCGCCATCATCAACCAGTCGCCCGAGGGCTACTTCGCCGCTGCCGACGACAGCTACATCGCCGACGAGAACCCGGTCATCAGCGATGCCTTCGAGCTCGCGGGTGGGATGGCGGAGGACGGCCAGACCGCGCAGATCAAGCCGTTCACCCAGGAATGGAACGTCGCATTGGCTCAGGGCGGCTTCGCGACCATGACCTGCCCGGCCTGGATGCTCGCCCAGATGGAGAGCGCTGCGGGCGAGGCCAACGCAGGCGTCTGGGACGTGGCCTCCGTGCCCGGCGGCGGCGGTAACTGGGGCGGTTCGATCCTGACCATCCCCGCCCAGGGAGAGAACACCGAGCTCGCCTACCGCGTCGCCGAATGGCTGACCGCGCCGGAGCAGCAGAAGACGCTCTTCATGGAGAAGGGCATCCTGCCCAGCCAGCCGGAGGTCTACCACGACCCCGACGTGCTCGGCAGCGTCAACGAGTACTTCAACGACGCCCCGGTCGGCGAGATCTTCGCGGCCTCCGCCGACAGCCTGCAGCCGAACTACCGAGGCACCCAGGACTTCGTGGTGCGCAGCCGTTTCCAGGAGGCACTGGGTCGCGTCGAGGAAGGCGCGCAGGACGCCGATGCGGCGTTCGCCGAGGCACTCGAACAGTCCGAACGGGAACTGGGCTGA
- a CDS encoding DUF305 domain-containing protein gives MGLLFLGLAGCTGGSTGESATDQAAGSNDGAPVIMPGAPGDEPRDATESELAAGDRQPVANAADTMFVEMMIPHHEQAGVLTELVPDRSDHRELTSLADRISDAQGAEIGALEGWLDLHDAEATESEHGHGHAGHGEDADAGPADHADMPGMATEEQLAELAELAGVDFDRMFLELMIVHHEGAVTMAEEVLSDGADVQVVAMAQDVLVTQVDEIETMRRLLTEL, from the coding sequence GTGGGTCTGTTGTTCCTCGGGCTCGCAGGCTGTACGGGCGGCTCGACCGGGGAATCGGCTACGGATCAGGCGGCGGGCAGCAATGACGGCGCTCCGGTGATCATGCCCGGGGCACCGGGGGACGAGCCCAGGGATGCGACCGAATCCGAGCTGGCCGCAGGCGATCGCCAACCGGTCGCGAACGCGGCCGACACCATGTTCGTCGAGATGATGATTCCGCATCATGAGCAGGCCGGAGTGCTCACCGAGCTGGTGCCCGACCGGTCGGACCATCGAGAGCTGACCAGTCTCGCGGATCGGATCTCCGATGCCCAGGGTGCCGAGATCGGCGCACTCGAGGGCTGGCTGGATCTGCACGACGCCGAGGCTACGGAGAGCGAGCACGGCCATGGGCATGCCGGACACGGCGAGGATGCCGATGCCGGTCCTGCCGATCACGCCGACATGCCGGGGATGGCGACCGAGGAACAGCTCGCCGAACTGGCCGAACTGGCCGGTGTCGACTTCGATCGGATGTTCCTCGAACTGATGATCGTGCACCACGAGGGCGCGGTGACGATGGCCGAGGAGGTCCTCTCCGATGGCGCCGACGTGCAGGTCGTGGCGATGGCACAGGACGTACTGGTCACCCAGGTGGATGAGATCGAGACGATGCGGCGGTTGCTGACCGAGTTGTGA